The nucleotide sequence GCCAGGGACGGACGGGTGGTGGGGTACATGGGGGACGACATGCAGGACGCTTGCGTGTACAAGTTTGTCAGCCGTGGCCGCTACAACCCCCAACACCGCAACGCCAACCGAACCCTTCTCGAGGACGGAGACTTGTACGTGGCCAACTTCGGGAACGGCAGCTGGATTCTTCTCGACTATGCCCGAAACAAGCAGTTGCAGGAGGCCAAGGACGCGAACGGCAAGCCGCTCTTCACGGGGCAGGCGGACGTTCTGGCCGATGCCCGTGCCGCTGCCCTCGCGGTGGGCGGAACCCCAGTAGACCGCCCCGAGGACATCGAGATTCATCCCCGCACCGGTGAGGTGTACGTGGCCCTCACGAACAACAGCAAACACGGCAACTACTTCGGACAGATCATCCGTCTTCGCGAGGATGGGGACGACTGGACCGCCACGAAGTTCCTGTGGGAGGTGTTCGCCGTGGGCGGTCCGCAAAGCGGCTTTGCCAGCCCCGACAACCTGGTGTTTGACCCGTACGGCAACCTCTGGATGGTGACCGACAACAGCGACCTGAGCACCAACCCCATCAAAGCCTTTCACGGCAACAACGCCATGTTCTTCTTTCCCACCGAGGGGCCCCACGCGGGCCGCGCCTACCGCTTCGCCGTCGGGCCGGTGGACGCCGAGATGACCGGGCCGGTGTGGTCCCCCGATGGCAAGACCCTGTTTCTCGCGATCCAGCACCCCGGCGAAGACAGCGAGAGCCTAGACAAGCTCACCAGTTCCTTCGCCGCGAAGCCCGGCACCCGTATTCCCCGCCCCACCCTGGTCGCCATCGAGGGCTTTCCCGGCTGGAGGAATGCATGAGCGCTCTGCCCGCACCCAAGGCTCCACCCATCGTGGGCCGCCCCGTTCTGCTGGAGTACGCGGCCATAGAGTTCCTCCATGAGGTCACCCGGCAAAAGCCCTGGCGGCGCGCGCGGTACGAGGCGCTGCTGATGGCCCTGGACGAGTTCCTGGGCGCTCCCGCCCCCCTTGCCGCCTATACCTCCCGCGCGGCGCGCGCGTGGCAACGCCAGCTTCCACCCCCCGCCCAGGAGGACGCCGCAGAGCTCCTCAGTGACTTTGAGACCTACCTGAGCGACTGGGGTTGGTTGGAGAGCGCGCGCTCTTCGGCCGTCTGGCCGTAGGGGGGCACATCACAGCGTCAGGATCTCGTGTCCTTTGGGCGTCACCGCGACCGTGTGCTCGAACTGTGCGCTCGGTTTCTTATCGGCGGTGATGACGGTCCAGCCGTCACCCAGTAGGCGGGTGTCCGGCGTGCCCAGGTTGATCATGGGCTCGACCGTAAAGACCATGCCGGGCTGGAGCTTCAGGCCGGTGTAGCGCGCGCCCCAGTGGTAGATGGTGGGTTCCTCGTGCAGGCGCCGGCCGATGCCGTGGCCGGTGTACTCCCGCACCACGCTGTAGCCCCGTCCCTCCGCGAGCGTCTGAATGGCGTGTCCAATGTCACCCGTGCGGTTTCCCGGCTTCACCACCTCCAGGCCCGCCGCGAGGGCCTCCCGGGTGGTGTCCACCAAGCCCTGCACCTCG is from Deinococcus sp. YIM 77859 and encodes:
- the map gene encoding type I methionyl aminopeptidase, translated to MSRVALKSAREIEAMRRAGALVAETFRVLEPYVKPGVTLAELDRVAEEHIRKHGATPAYLGYGPRNNPFPATICASVNEVICHGIPGPRELQEGDIIGVDIGVLLNGVYGDACYTYTVGQVSPEVQGLVDTTREALAAGLEVVKPGNRTGDIGHAIQTLAEGRGYSVVREYTGHGIGRRLHEEPTIYHWGARYTGLKLQPGMVFTVEPMINLGTPDTRLLGDGWTVITADKKPSAQFEHTVAVTPKGHEILTL